From the genome of Kwoniella bestiolae CBS 10118 chromosome 5, complete sequence, one region includes:
- a CDS encoding glutamine-fructose-6-phosphate transaminase (isomerizing) — MCGIFGYCSFLVEKDRKYVCDVLCNGLARLEYRGYDSAGIGIDGDTPTSPLVLFKTVGKVASLRKDIAEATATPSPAQGESADPQKVDMKKVFLSQTSMAHTRWATHGVPSNTNCHPHVSNVLTEFSLVHNGIITNYKELKLVLLKRGYTFHTDTDTEAVAVLCKYVWDSQPHKRLNFTELIKTVIKELEGSFAFVFKSTHFPDEIVAARRGSPLLIGVKTDRKLKVDFVDVELPTNEERVDGVDAGGLLAVPNSVADGHGAAGPKLRRSQSRAFLSEDGMPQPIEFFVASDASAVIEHTKRVLYLEDDDIAHIAEGELHIHRLRRDDTVSSVRAIEHLEIELAEIMKGQYDHFMQKEIYEQPESVVNTMRGRVNFDTRQVLLGGLKAYLPVIRRGRRLLFVACGTSYHSCIAVRGVFEELTDIPVAVELASDFLDRRTPVFRDDVAIFVSQSGETADTILAMRYCLERGALCLGVVNTVGSTLSRETHAGIHINAGPEIGVASTKAYTSQYVALVMMAVQLSDDSILKTARRQQIIDGLHDIPAQIRKVLAMDKALQEMAKSMLAKEKSLLIMGRGYQYATCLEGALKIKEVSYMHSEGILAGELKHGPLALVDEHLPVIFIMTRDSLYPKVQSALAQVTARKGRPIIICNEDDETVSDAAKCIRVPQTVDCLQGLINVIPLQLLSYHLAVMNGVDVDFPRNLAKSVTTE, encoded by the exons ATGTGTG GAATCTTCGGATACTGTTCGTTCCTCGTCGAGAAGGATAGGAAATACGTCTGTGATGTGTTGTGTAACGGTCTCGCAAGACTCGAATACAGAGGGTATGATAGTGCTG GTATTGGTATCGATGGAGacacccccacctcccccttaGTCCTCTTCAAGACCGTTGGGAAAGTCGCTTCTCTCAGGAAAGATATTGCAGAAGCTACTGCTACCCCCTCTCCCGCTCAAGGAGAATCAGCTGATCCTCAAAAAGTCGACATGAAGAAGGTATTCTTATCTCAAACTTCCATGGCTCACACCAGATGGGCAACCCACGGTGTACCTTCCAACACCAACTGTCACCCTCATGTATCCAATGTTCTCACCGAATTCAGTTTGGTTCACA ACGGTATCATAACCAACT ACAAAGAACTCAAGCTCGTCCTCTTGAAGCGAGGTTACACCTTCCACACCGACACTGATACCGAAGCCGTCGCCGTACTCTGTAAATACGTATGGGACAGTCAACCCCACAAGAGATTGAATTTCACTGAACTGATCAAGACCGTCATTAAGGAGCTT GAAGGTTCCTTCGCCTTCGTCTTCAAATCCACTCACTTCCCTGATGAGATCGTCGCCGCCCGAAGAGGTTCACCATTGCTCATCGGTGTCAAGACAGACAGAAAGTTGAAGGTCGACTTTGTAGATGTTGAACTACCTACCAACGAGGAGCGAG TCGACGGTGTCGATGCTGGTGGTCTCCTGGCTGTTCCCAACTCTGTTGCCGATGGACACGGTGCTGCTGGACCCAAGCTCAGAAGATCCCAATCCAGAGCTTTCCTTTCTGAGGATGGTATGCCCCAACCCATCGAATTCTTCGTTGCTTCCGATGCTAGTGCTGTCATTGAGCACACCAAGAGAGTGCTATATCTCGAAGACGATGACATTGCCCACATTgctgagggag AACTCCACATCCACCGACTCAGAAGAGATGACACCGTCTCTTCGGTCCGAGCCATCGAACATCTCGAAATCGAACTTGCCGAAATCATGAAGGGACAATACGACCACTTCATGCAAAAGGAAATTTACGAGCAACCCGAGTCGGTCGTCAACACCATGCGAGGACGAGTCAACTTTGACACCCGACAAGTGTTGTTGGGTGGTCTTAAGGCTTATCTTCCGGTGATCCGACGAGGTCGACGATTGCTATTTGTCGCTTGTGGTACCTCTTACCACTCCTGTATCGCCGTCCGAGGTGTCTTCGAAGAACTTACCGATATCCCCGTCGCTGTCGAATTAGCATCTGATTTCCTTGATCGAAGAACACCAGTATTCAGAGATGACGTGGCTATCTTCGTTTCTCAATCTGGTGAGACCGCGGATACCATCCTCGCCATGCGATACTGTCTCGAACGAGGTGCCCTCTGTTTGGGTGTAGTCAACACTGTCGGATCGACACTTTCCCGAGAAACCCACGCCGGTATCCACATCAACGCTGGTCCCGAGATCGGTGTCGCCTCAACTAAGGCCTATACCTCTCAATACGTCGCTTTGGTCATGATGGCTGTCCAACTGTCTGACGACTCCATCCTCAAGACTGCGAGAAGACAACAGATCATCGATGGTCTTCATGATATCCCTGCTCAGATTCGAAAGGTGCTAGCTATGGATAAAGCTCTCCAAGAGATGGCTAAGAGCATGTTGGCCAAGGAGAAGAGTTTGTTGATCATGGGTAGAGGGTATCAAT ATGCGACTTGTTTGGAGGGTGCTttgaagatcaaggaggtCTCATACATGCATTCTGAGGGT ATTTTGGCGGGAGAATTGAAACATGGTCCTCTTGCTTTGGTCGATGAACACCTTCC TGTCATCTTTATCATGACTCGTGATTCTTTATACCCTAAGGTCCAATCTGCTTTGGCTCAAGTCACTGCTAGAAAAGGACGACCAA TCATCATCTGTAACGAAGACGACGAGACTGTATCCGATGCAGCTAAATGTATCAGAGTACCTCAGACTGTCGACTGTCTTCAAGGATTGATCAACGttatccctctccaactACTATCTTACC ACTTGGCGGTAATGAACGGTGTCGATGTCGATTTCCCACGAAACTTGGCTAAATCAGTTACCACTGAATAA